The Bacteroidota bacterium genome contains the following window.
CGTTTGCCTGAATACAAGGACGCGCATGCAAAAGCGTCTGTTACAGATGAAATGCCTGCTGACAACCAGGCTGAAAAAGAAACAGAAATACCTGCGTCTGCGCCACAACAAAAACTTGTTGGCGAATCAAGTGGTGGTGAAGAGAAAAATCAGTTACCAGAAAACCAGGTGGACAGGCTAGCAGACGATAATGATTTTGAGGAGTCGATCCAGCTTTTAAAGCTACATCCACACAGTGTGCCGGCAGAAGACAGTGCGTTCTGGTATGTCGAAAATGCTGGAATAATACTTTTACACCCCTTTTTGTCGCCACTCTTCGAGCAACTCGAACTGATTCGCGGTGACAAATTCCCCTCGCAGAAAAAACGCGAGCTTGCTATTCATCTCTTGAGATATTTGAGTACGCAAGAACATAACGTACCTGAATATGCCCTGACATTTGAAAAATTTCTGTGTGCGTGGCCAGAAAACGAGCCGATTAATCGGAATGTTCATATTTCAGCCCAGGTTGTCGAGGAGTGCAAAACCTTATTGCAAGCAGTGATCCAGCATTGGAGTCAGCTTGGCAAGACGAGTCCGGACACGTTACGCGATGCGTTTCTGCGTAGACCAGGAAAATTGAGCTACCAGACATCTAATGGCTGGCTTTTGCAGGTCGAGCAAACAAGTGTTGATGTGTTGCTCCAATATCTGCCCTGGGGTGTTGGAGTTGTCAAATTGCCCTGGATGGAAGACCTGTTGAGGGTGGAATGGTCGAGTTAAAAACATACGCGAACGTCCAACGGCCGTGTACTGGTGCTTCCTCGGCAGAGATCGCACTGCCCGTGTTTTTGAATAACGTTTGTTTACAATGCGTGAGTGCAACAGGTACAGCGCCGCCACATACAGCACGCGTGTTGGCCCTGATGCATACCGCGATGTACGATGCATGGGCTATGTACAGCACTACGCCAACACCTTATGGATTAAGTCAGACGTTACGACGACCAGTTGACGAACACACGAGGCCCAATCGCCGTAACGCCATCGTTTATGCTGCCTATCGCGTCTTGCATGCCCATTTTTACCTGGCACTTATTGCTGCTGGCCAGGAGCTGATTTTGCAAAATGCGCTGGATGAACTGGGATTGGAGTACAAAGATTTTGAGCTTAATCCACGTACGGCAGAAGGATTGGGGAATTTGGCCGGGCAAGCTGCTATAGATCGTGGCTCGGGTGACGGCTCCAACATGTGGAATACAATGGGCGGAAACGCGCCTTTTGCAGATTACACAAATTATCAGCCCAGCTTGCTGCCCGATCAGGTCCCGCAGCCACACCAGTGGGGAGAATGGCAGCCGCTCCGCGTGCCGCGACCTGATTCTTCTGAGACCATCGTACAGCAATTTCTTGTGCCGCATTGGGGGGCGCTGAAACCGTTCGCCATGAGGGATGGAGCAGAATTTCGTCCTCATATAGGTCCTGATAGAGACAAAGCTTCTTT
Protein-coding sequences here:
- a CDS encoding DUF6851 domain-containing protein; the protein is MSATGTAPPHTARVLALMHTAMYDAWAMYSTTPTPYGLSQTLRRPVDEHTRPNRRNAIVYAAYRVLHAHFYLALIAAGQELILQNALDELGLEYKDFELNPRTAEGLGNLAGQAAIDRGSGDGSNMWNTMGGNAPFADYTNYQPSLLPDQVPQPHQWGEWQPLRVPRPDSSETIVQQFLVPHWGALKPFAMRDGAEFRPHIGPDRDKASLERECAPLIEISEQLTDQQKAIAEYWSDGPHSVTPPGHWCMLAAWLCEQDKYDTEKALYLFFILANALYDASIAAWDAKRHFNYVRPVTAIRHIYKGRNITAWGGHEHGGVQDMPGEAWHPY